The Schistocerca nitens isolate TAMUIC-IGC-003100 chromosome 6, iqSchNite1.1, whole genome shotgun sequence DNA segment ttccgtatccgccttccttcccccacacggctcctgtatgaacatcccattcccccacctcctcctgttcctccaacatctccgcatcctttatatTGTCTGCAGGCGtgatccccccaccctctggtttcctccttcctctccaccccccgcccatttccgcgcctctatcgctgtatccctacctctctccacctccacaccctccatctccttcatcagggcaatttccaacgcctccccctcctggatgacgaacttcgcagtgacatctacccttccttccaactataacctggtcttgttcctcccccctccccagggtccccgttttcctcttccctccatctcccagagcggattttcctcctttctcccccccccctcccctgagaccctgcaccccatacttgcctctttccttcccacatccctccctacctggccctcctcCACGCGCCCCACATTCTTcttccccatctcttcccctccctcccttcttccagtctccctcatctccttgcacctggcaaaTCCTCTgctttgatcatcgtcagtgtgccacatcattgttgtgtttagtgctgtttctcctgtgcgtcaagaggtgtgattttcattgtgtactgccttgaggttcgccgtcagtgtttgttatgtgctacgccatccgtcgataccttttatgctccagtcatactgtgccttgtgttcttttaattgtcgcagtgtgtggctttttgtgtgtgctacttttaaacagtttttatctccaatttacagtcaccccgtttttagtctgttgccttccatgatgttccccctttcattttatatttatgttcaccatattctctcctttgttatttttaaatggcttctattgtttgttctatgtctttcggctgaagagcagcgcatatgctgctgccagcccgccctgatggggaattgaaatacaataaagaaaaagaaaatagttcacgacagtcagttttagcctgacgacgaccatggaggtagtggtcgaaagcttggagttttatcctgaattgacgcggcatgtacactgagagatttttattcaagaaatacgtcgcgtaagacttcgtagccatacaaGCAACATATTTATGTGAAAACCTTACTGTGTATATTTTTAAAGTCACTGTTCTAAACAAAATGCTAATAGTACGtgacagaaaaatgaaaatgttacttgatagcttatacagggtgattcacgaagatatgtaaaTATGTTATCctacaagtaaaattaaagaaaaaagtccatataaacactggcccgcaaatgtttagttatggagttacggcCTGAAATTGGGCAACTTCGGTAATTTGAAGCCAACGAAAacctgtatgaggttaaagtaaagcatgatttccatttagtttgctgttattggtctggtgaaactaataaaacatgtctcagacgtgtatctgcagaagttttccagaacatccagagaagcaaagattattatatacGTGAATTTGTTTACTTTCCTCTGAGAATCTAGAAACGTTAATATCATTGCTGCAAACcgctagtgagttgtttcagtcgtttcctaaccttgaaacgagctacttttctgtattgttcagtgagagAACGTAATAACAACAGtgcatttaagtgaaaccacaaagtaactgttgtagtttgtagattatttgtgaaatagggatgcctttgaAAGTTACGACAGagaaatacgccgatatggtgtttatttatggcaaatgtgatggtaacgcTAAGGCTGCaattaacgaatatcgcgtacgttgtCAAACTCGAAGGATTCCGTATGCACGCCTCATTAGTGGAGTGTTTCGAATGTTGCTACAGACAGATTCTCtgcctagcgttcataatcaggaCGAGccctcgatacgtgaagacgattaTGAGgttattatggatgctgttcaacgtagtcCGGGTACCAGTGCActacgtatctctcaacgattaggcatttcacaatctaatgtATGGCGTACACTGGAGTACAACAATGTGTATCCttgccataaacaaaaagtgcatcatttacacccGGGAGAACCTGCCCTTCGCTCGGAGTTGTGTAACTGGTTAAAAACTAATCGGAAGTTAGACAACTACATTTTATTTGTTGATGAGGCACATTTcactcgagatggtataaacaatttacataacgaacACATATGGTCTGAAACAAACCCTTTTGCAACAGCggaacgcaatttccagcagcgatttagcataaatgtgagGTGCGGTATAACCAACTCACACTTCATTGGACCATTCGTTTTCCCAGGACGTCTtactggcgagacgtacttacaattccttcaagaagaaatgccccgcttactcgaagatgttccacttgctacgcgattgcaaatatattttcaacatgacggcgcgcctccacatttcaccaaagCCGTTACTAcccatttaaatgaacatttttctcagaaatggaatggtcgtggtgctacatgtctgtggccacccagatcgcccgatttaaaaccaatgaatttttgtgtacggggatggatgaaagacatagtttacgAGGATAAAGTCAACACACACGAGGCAtcacttgctcgcattatgaaggcaatagacgaaattaagaacaacggtGTGAAACTGAAGCGAGCGACAAGATCTGTTTATACACGTGCAACTAAATTCGTTGAACTcggtggaggcatttttgaacatttattgctaaTGTATCGTGAAACTGTACGACTTCCTTACTACTGAGCTTTGTTTttcccggtttaacatgaattccaaCGTGCTAtaatattaataaaagcagattatctgacacatagATACAGatccagttaacgttattaccaacaTTTTTCCAAAGTTGAATCTACAAATCctcttgaaaactttgtgcaattgtctggaattttaaaaacaaattgggccaagtaattaataaattaaaaattttgcgacatcacttctttgcttctctggatgttctggaaaagtactgcagatacatgtctgggacatgttttattagattcaccaaatcaataaaaacaaaataaattgaaattgttCTTTACTTTAACCTTATACAATTTTGCAATGCCTTCAaactagcgaagttgctaaatttcaggcgaaatattttattaaccgtaactccgtaaccaaacatttgcggacctatgtttatcttaacttttttctttagttttactcgtagaaaaacatatcaaaatattgtcatatcttcgtgaatcatcctgtatattataATGCCTTATCGGCTTGACGATTGAATATTGCATCCAAATGAATTTACaatattctgaaattttactgAGTCTCCGGTCAAATAATACATTTATCGTTTCAGAAAACGAGGTAGCTGTAGGAGCCATTTTTACTGCAAACAACCCAATACGGCTGCTTTGATTGTttgccaaatcgtttatacagataatgagcagcaaagggcctataacactaccttgggaaacaccagaagtcacttctgttttactcgatgacatcgcgtcagttactacgaactgtggcatctcgagaggaaatcacgaatccagtcacataactgagacgatattccataagtaagtAATTTCACTAGAAGCGGCCTATGtcgtacactgtcaaaagccttccggaattccagaaatacgaaatccatttgaaatcccatttcagtagcactcaacacttcttgctagtaaagagctagttgtgtttcacaagaacgatgttttctagatccttgttgactgtgtgttaatggaTCGTTTTCTGCTTGCTAATTCATACTGTtccaacacaatatgtgttccaaaaacctgctgcatatcgacgttaatgatatgggcctgtaatttagtggattactcctagtgtctttcttgaatattggtgtgacctgcccaATTTTCAGTCCgcgggtacgaatctttcgtcgagcgaacggctctttattatttttaagtatttagctattgcaccagcatactctgaaaggaacctatttggtatgcagtctggaccagaagacttacttttattgagtggtttaagttgcttcactactccgaggttatcTGCTTCTAGGTaagtcatgttggcagctgttcttgtttcaaattctgtaatacacagggtggtccattgatcgtgaccgggccaaatatgtcacgaaataagtgtcaaactaaaaaactacgaagaacgaaacttgtctagcttgaaggggaaacctgatggcgctatgggtggcccgctagatggcgctgccatagttcaaacggatattacatatacgtgtagtacgtaaagaaatatgaatgttttatttggaccacttttttcgctttgtgatcgatagcgttgtaatagtcacaaacatatggctcacaattttagacgaacagttggtaacaggtaggttttttagattaaaatacagaacgtaggtacgttggaaCATTTCCTCCATTTTACACTTGTCGTGACCGTttcatcgcctgtttttcttgtttcttttcttcttccgttctttaaaataaaagtctgtaggctgtagagcagcgtactaagctgctgccagcccgcacccttcggggggaattgaaaatcaaaaaaggaaaaaaaaaatatgttggaacattttatttcggttgttccaatgtgatacatgtacctttgtgaacttatcatttctgagaacgcatgctgctacagcgtgactacctgtaaataccacattaatgcaataaatgctcaaaatgatgtcgccaatctcaatgcatttggcaatacgtgtaacgacattcctctcaacagagagtggttcaccttccgtaattttcgcacatgcattgacaatgcgctgacgcatgttgtcaggcgttgtcggtggataacgatagcaaggtcgctgatgttccacttgtcgcagccatcgtggattttccgttgcccaatagtggatattatgccagtttacgttaccgctgttggtgaatgacgcttcgttgctaaacagaacgcgtgcaaaaaatctgtcatcgtcccgtaatttctcttgtgcccaatggcagaactgtacatgacgttcaattcctggtgcatagaaatatggtacgggtgcattcgatgttgatgtagcattctcaacactgacgtttttgagattcccgattctcgcgcaatttgtctgctactgacgtgcggatttgccgcgacagcagctaaaacacctacttgggcatcatcatttgttgcaggtcgaggttgacgtttcacatgtggctgaatacttcctgtttccgtaaataacgtaactatccggcgaacggtccggacacttggatgatgtcgtccaggataccgagcagcatacatagcacacgcccgttgggcattttgatcacaacagccatatatcaacacggtatagactttttccgcaattggtaaacggtccattgtaacaggggtaatgtattacgaagcaaataccgtccgcactggcggaatgttacgtgataccacgtacttatacgtgtgtgactattacagcgccacctatcacaaatcgaaaaaagtggtccaaaacgaagttgatatccgtttgacctatggcagcgccatatagtgggccaaccatagcgccttctggtttcccccttcaagctagacaagtttcgttctttgtagtttttccgttggacgcttatttcgtgagatatttggcccggtcactatcaatggagcactctGTATACCCGgtactttggtgaagaaatttcggaaggctgagttcaataactccgctttggcagcactgtcttcgatggtatctccagtGCTATCGCGCAGATAATGCATTGACTGGCACTTGTAGTAGTAGGTTAATGGGTACTGTCTGGAGTGGCGGACACAGGTGTGCTGCGGGCCGAGGTCCGGGGATGTCGGCCAAGACCGTGAGCGGCGGGGAGTGCGCTGACAGAGGAAATCATCGATTGGCGAAGAAACGGCGGCCCGCCGGACGTGGAATGCGGGAGCCGAACGGCCGCAGTGGAGGCGGCCGAGCactcgtcggcgccgccgccgccgccgccgctgccgccggccCCAGGAATTCCGTAATTAGCCGGCTGGACAGCGTCCGAATTCCGGCGGGGCCGGTGCGCCGCCAGCTGAGGGCGGCCGTGGtgggtgggggcggcgggggcggcgggggcggcgggggcggcgccgacTGCTCAGCCGACCGGTGCCACTCTGCCGACGCGGCCCCACGTGCGCCCCCCTGCCGTACCGTGCCGTGCCCCGCCACTCCACTCCATTACTGACACCTCAGCCTAAGTATCCGCAGCACGCATTCCCGATGGTATGCCACCATCCCGAAACCTTCGTCGCCCACCAGTGTTAACAGTCCCGATTCTAAAGGCCACTCCCGGAAATTCTTACCAGAGTGCCACAGCTAGGAGCTGGTATCCATAAATTCCCGAAATAGCAATTTGACACACAAATGTTTTAATGAGTGTATCGAAATACAACTAGGTGTCTCCCTCCGCACGCCAAGTGGCTGCGATCTCTTTGGTTTGATTAACTGTTGGTGTTCGTACTTCCACCTTGCGCTTTTACGAGTGTGTGGTTTTATGACGGCAGAGCTGAAAGAGCGGAGTATCTGCGAGggtccttcaataagtaatgctctacttttttttttctcaggacatatttattgttaagagtcagaatttggtgacaatatacatcaacatgtcttgtccacgtCCTATTTTTCTACTCAGTCGCCATAACGTTCTATGGCTGTAAAccaatgttgtggaagagcatgtattccctgctggtaaaagctcttgtcctgcatGTTTTCACTGTATGACTGACACTATCGTCATATTCAAAGTGTGATCCCCGTACAAGATCTTTAAGCGgataaagagatggaagtccgagggtgtaaGGTCTGGACTGTGGGATGGAAGAGGTAATGATGACCAACCTCATTAGCCAATGTGTTTCCACGTTCTCAGATCTCCATGTGGGCGTGCATGATCgtttggagcaagatttctgttgGATTTTTGTCCCATCGAACACGTCGGAATcgattcttgagtttattcagtgtCTTCAAGTATGCCTCTGAAATGATGGCTGATCCTCATGGGATCACATCCACGATAATTACGCCACCACAATCCCAGAACACTGCccccatgacttttccggcagaggggcttgtcttgaatttcttcttttgttgtgaATGACGATGATGCCACTTCATGGACTGTCTTTTTGTTtacggcgcaaagtggtgcacccagctttcgtcaccCATGACGATACGTTGCAGAAAAACCTCTCTGTCAGTTTCAAAATGCTCCAACAATTCATAAGAAATGGCCTTTCTtttaatcttgtggtccgctgtgagcattcgtggaacccctCGGGAGCACCTCTTTGAACATCcgagacgcacttccaatgctgaccgacaactttaGAACCAACTatggagttgtgatgcgccggttggCACAAATAATGGCATCAGCAGTGGCTGTAACAGGATATGCCGAGCGTGGTTGAACATGAAGCTCTGGTGTctacatttcctgaggctgtaactttctttactcatTGCCTAACAGTGCCCCTATCAACTGCTGCattgccatacactgcacacaaacgtataTGGATGTTCAAACCGGTTTCTTTTTCTACACACAAGAATTCGATAACAGCACGGTGATTGTAACCtgatcgtatgtagacgccattttgaagctgtgctacggctctaccatctgccagaacggttcgaaacttcaccagaacaaacatcaaatgtgaagcaccatcaAGGACATTTGTCCATGTATATTAACGGCCTTTTAAAAAAATGGGTGTCA contains these protein-coding regions:
- the LOC126263230 gene encoding alanine and glycine-rich protein-like; protein product: MGTVWSGGHRCAAGRGPGMSAKTVSGGECADRGNHRLAKKRRPAGRGMREPNGRSGGGRALVGAAAAAAAAAGPRNSVISRLDSVRIPAGPVRRQLRAAVVGGGGGGGGGGGGGADCSADRCHSADAAPRAPPCRTVPCPATPLHY